The following is a genomic window from Flavobacteriales bacterium.
AAGGTCAAAGAGTTGATCGTCGAATGAAGGCGGTCCAAATTGGCCGCGGGCATTGTTGGAGAACCCGTAGGGTTCGACCGGCATGCCGAACATGTTGGCGTTCATTTCTCCGTCGTCGTTCAGGTCTTGGAAAGCCGCCGCTGCGTACTGTCCGGGAGTTAGCCCCTCGAATTGGCAAACGGCCTTTCCGTCGACTACTTTGGCGACGCATTCATCGACCTTTTCGTTCTTTTCGTTCATGAGCCTCAGGTACACGGTGCCGTCGTTCTTGTTCGAAGTCACGGTGATGGTTAGGCTGAGCTTTTTAGCCTGCGCCGGAATGGCAAAAACAGAAGAAGCGATACCGTAAGGCTGTGCGGCTTGCAGGGTCGTGGGCAGCAAGATCAAGGCACTCAGTACCGTGGCGAGCGAGAGTTTGAATACCCTGCGTTGATGCCGGGCGATCACCGGGGTAAAAAGCACGGTGGGCCAGAGCCACTGAACGAGTCCGGGTAAAAAGTCCGGGCTCGTTGCCGAGAATGCCGTTACTGCGGCGATGTACCCGCTCAGCATACCCGAAATATGAAAGCGCATCCAAGTAGCGCGGTCGTGGGGCTTTCTGATCATTCTAAAGTTCTTAGTAATTCCAAACATACCTAAAGCTCCAAAGACCAACGACAATACCCACACGAAATTTTGAGGGGAGGTCGCGTAACCGTAAATGCCGTACCCAAACAGTGCGGCGGCAAAGAGGATGGCCACGGCGTGTACCGCGTTATCGATGGCGTTGGGTCGCCCGCCCCGGTAAAAGCGAAGGGCGCGTACACCGATGAGCACGTTGTAAAAACTAAATATGCTCAACATCAACAAGAAAGGTATCCAAATGAACAGGCTATTTATAAAGGCCGTTGCCGTTGCGATTCCCATGGTTCAAACGAACACCTTCCCGATGGTCCGGTGCGAACTTTCACCCTTGCGCATGGCGAGGGCAATGGGCGCGGCGAAAAAGGGTGACGAATGACCAATGAATGTGATGAAAGGCAAGCCGATCGTGACGAGCGGCACAGTTTAGGGACGAACGGTATGCTCCAGGAGTTCCTTTATTTCTGGCACCTTGCGGCGCGATACGGGAATCTCGACCCCCGATTCGCCGAAGTGGAGTTGTAGGCCTTGGCTGTTCCCCGTTACGCGATCGACCCGATCCAGATTGGCCACAAAACTGCGGTGAACCTGCTCCAAGGAAGGGTGC
Proteins encoded in this region:
- a CDS encoding DUF2141 domain-containing protein, which gives rise to MGIATATAFINSLFIWIPFLLMLSIFSFYNVLIGVRALRFYRGGRPNAIDNAVHAVAILFAAALFGYGIYGYATSPQNFVWVLSLVFGALGMFGITKNFRMIRKPHDRATWMRFHISGMLSGYIAAVTAFSATSPDFLPGLVQWLWPTVLFTPVIARHQRRVFKLSLATVLSALILLPTTLQAAQPYGIASSVFAIPAQAKKLSLTITVTSNKNDGTVYLRLMNEKNEKVDECVAKVVDGKAVCQFEGLTPGQYAAAAFQDLNDDGEMNANMFGMPVEPYGFSNNARGQFGPPSFDDQLFDLQSNESNTFEVK